A segment of the Triticum urartu cultivar G1812 chromosome 1, Tu2.1, whole genome shotgun sequence genome:
gcaacttcaggatgatatgcaggagaggaagggcaagacaaccactgatgcatttgccagagtgcctagagctcagagatctgctgcagtgcctgttccagaaaccagagcaacttcatctgcaccagctacagcttcagggccaccagctccagcacctactccatcagctccatctacatcgactgaAGCACTCATTCTTGCagttatccggacaccaccacctgaagaccaagcctgagagacgatttagtgctatgcattttctatgaactttttggtaacttgttgccaaaggggaagaaaaatgtatagatcataggcttcgagagagagtgttgctttttattctctcttgctttggtggttgaactttatttgcttgattgagatactttctgtctgtgtgatacttggatgatcatgtgtgtttgatctcatgctacattaatgcttgttggatgacattatcattttatccctatatgatcattcactttgctcggtgatgagtgcatgtatttaattattatcattttgagcgctccaccaagatgtatgtgacatggaagagtaacccatgagcctaactctttgtgcatttgcagtccaaagcaaatcataaactatgcacaaatttagggggagctcttgcttttcacatacttctcaaagcgacaatggttttcactcttattatcattcgtcgaagctttgatctatatgttgtcatcaattaccaaaaagggggagattgaaagtgcaactatccctgggtggttttggtaattcctaacaacatatagctcattgagctaacattattccaagattaatatttcaggaaaagctcaatgaatggcatggcatggatgaggaaagtggacccctcaaaatactaaggacaaaaagattggctcaagctcaaagctcaagactctacattttatattttagtgatccaagatcacattgagtctataggaaaagccaatactatcaaggagggatgaggtgttgcttgatgaggttcttgcttcatagtgtttagtgatatgctccaaaaccctcaactaccttcccacatccacatatgacctaaaccaaaagtcaaacttggccccaccgattctttctatccggcgccaccgagttcagatgtcatagccactgccacaaaccctaggcaaatcggtctcaccgatagggatctcggtctcaccgagatggggttgtaatctctctatttcccttcgtaacgttttggtcctaccgagatgagcgatcggtcccactgagattgcaatgtaaactctctgtttcccttttgtaacattttggtcccaccgaaatgagaaaatcggtcccaccgagttgacctgaccaactctctggttagcttattaccaaaattgttcccaccgagtttgtataatcggtcacaccgagattacattattccctaaccctaaccatatcggtcctaccgagttgcatctcagtcccaccgaaaatcctaatggtcactaggtttgctaaatcggtccgaccgagtttctcaattcggtctcaccgagattggtaaattgtgtgtaacggttagtttttgtgcggaggctatatatacccctccacccactcttcattcgtggagagagccatcagaacatacctacacttccaatacacattttctgagagagaaccacctactcatgtgttgaggccaagatattccattcccaccatatgaatcttgatctctagccttccccaagttgctttccactcaaatcttctttccaccaaatccatatcccgtgagagagagttgagtgttggggagactatcatttgaagcacaagagcaaggagttcatcatcaacacaccatttgttacttcttggagagtggtgtctcctagattggctaggtgtcacttgggagcctccgacaagattgtggagttgaaccaaggagtttgtaagggaaaggagatcgcctacttcgtgaagatccaccgctagtgaggcaagtccttcatgggcgatggccatgatgggatagacaaggttgcttcttcgtgaacccttcgtgggtggagccctccgtggactcgcgcaaccgttacccttcgtgggttgaagtctccatcaacgtggatgtacgatagcaccacctatcggaaccacgacaaaaacattcgtgtctccaattgtgtttgaattctccaaacccttcccgttacattcttgcaagttgcatgattTATTTTCTGCTACTCAttgactctttgcatgcttgcttgaattgtgttaagattgcttgacttgtgctaagattgctaaaatctgccaaagactaaaattgggaaaaggatagatttttaattggtcaagtagtctaatcacccccctctagacataatTTCGATCCTACATCtcctacctctcgacacgggcatgagtatgaaataccaatttcaactcttcgaacatcttatatgctctgtggagttcaaaaacatttttgaagtcccggttctaagccataaagcatggtgcactaaactattaagtagtcatcattcCGAGATTCGTCAAACGTTCAcaacgtctgcatttgctcctgcaatagttatgtcacctagcggtgcatcaaggacataattcttctgtgcaggaacgaggataatcctcagatcacagatccaatccacatcatttctactatcatctttcaacatagttttctctaggaacatatcataaataaaacggggaagttatatgcgagcaattgatctacaacatagatatgcaaatactatcaggactaagttcatgataaatttaagttcaattaatcatattacttaagaactcccacttagatagacatccctctaatcatctaagtgatcacatgatccatatcaactaaaccatgtctgatcatcacatgagatggagtagttttcaatgctgaacatcactatgttgatcatatctactatatgattcacgctcgacctttaggtcttagtgttccgaggccatatatgcatatgctaggctcgtcaagtttaacccgaatattctgcatgtgcaaaactggcttgcacccgttgtatgtgaacgtagagcttatcacacccgatcatcacgtggtgtctcaacacgaagaactgtcgcaacggtgcatactcagggagaatacttgtaccttgaaatttagtgagagatcatcttataatgctaccgccgaactaagcaaaataagatgcataaaggataaacatcacatgcaatcaaatataagtgatatgatatggccatcatcatcttgtgcctttgatctccatctccgaagcaccgtcatgatcaccatagtcaccggcttgacaccatgatctccatcatcttgatctttatcaacgtgtcgtcacatggtcgtctcgccatctatttcttttgcaactattgctatcgcatagcgataaagtaatgcaattatatggcgcttgcatcttatgcaataaagagacaaccataaggctcctgccattTGCTGATAaatttaacaaaacatgatcatctcatacaacaatttatatctcatcacgtcttgaccatatcacatcacaacatgccctgcaaaaacaagttaacgtcctctactttgttgttgcaagttttacgtggctgctatgggcttctagcaagaactgttcttacctacgcatcaaaaccacaacgtagtatagtgattgctttttgatcttcagaaagaaccatgttcattgaaaccgattcaactaaagttggagaaacagacacccactagccacctgtgtgcgaagcatgtcggtagaaccagtctcgcgtaagcgtacgcgtaatgtcggtctgagccgcttcatccaacaataccgctgaatcaagaatcaactagtgacggcaagaaatatgtatatacccacgtccataactcctttgtgttctactcgtgcatataacatctacacacagacctagctcggatgccactgttggggaacgtagtaatttcaaaaaaattcctacacacacgcaagatccatctaggtgatgcatagcaacgagcggggaagagtgttgtctacgtacccttgtagaccgtaagcggaagcgttatgacaacgcggttgatgtagtcgtacgtcttcacgatccgaccgatcctagcaccgaaggtacgacacctccgcgatctgcacacgttcagctcagtgacgtcctgcgaactctagatccagctgagtgtcgagggagagtttcgtcagcacgacggcgtgatgacggtgatgatgaagctactagaacagggcttcgcctaagcactgcaatgatatgaccgaggtggattatggtggaggggggcaccgcacacggctaagataattgtcaacttgtgtgtctatggggtgccccctccaccttatactccctccggtcctttttactctgcatattagaattctctgaagtcaaacttcacaaagtttgaccgtatttatatgaaaaatatcaacatcttccatgctaaagttttacaatatgaaactttaagtcatgatacatctattgatattgatttcagattgtgaatgttggtacttttttctataaagttggtcaaactttacgaggcttgacttccgttaaatcttatatgcgaactaaaaaggactggagggagtataaaggagtggaggagggggagggtccgaccctctatggcgcgcccaagggagtcctactcccaccgggagtaggattcccccccttccctagttggattaggagaggaaggaagggggagagagggggaaaggaaagggggggggggcagcccccCACCCAATtaagattgggcttgggggggggggcgccccctcctaggctcccttctcctctctcccactatggcccaataaggcccatatacttcccggggggtttcggtaacctcccggtactccagtataTTCCCGAACTCACCCGAAACCATtacgatgtccaaacataggcttccaatatatcgatctttatgtctcgaccatttagagactcctcgtcatgctcgtgatcacatccgggactccgaacaacctttggtacatcaaaacacataaactcataataccgatcgtcaccaaacattaagcgtgcggaccctacgggttcgagaactatgtagacatgaccgagactcatctccggtcaataaccaatagcggaacttggatgatcatattggttcctacatattctacgaagatctttatcggtcaaaccgcataacaacatacgttgttccctttgtcatcggtatgttacttacccgagattcgatcgtcggtatctcaatacctagttcaatctcgttaccggcaagtctctttacttgtttcgtaatgcaacatcccgtaactaactcattagtcacattgcttgcaaggcttatagtgatgtgcattaccgagagggcccagagatacctctccgatacacggagtgacaaatcctaatctcgatctatgccaactcaacaaacaccatcggagacacctgtagagcatctttatagtcacccagttacgttgtgacatttgatagcacactaagtgttcctccggtattcgggagttgcataatctcatagtcataggaacatgtataagtcatgaagaaagcaatatcaataaactaaacgatcatagtgctaagctaacagattggtcaagtcaatcatatcattctctaatgatgtgatcccgttaatcaaatgacaactcatgtctatggttaggaaacataaccatctttgattaacgagctagtcaagtagaggcatactagtgacactttgtttgtctatgtattcacacatgtactaattttccggttaataaaattttagcatgaataataaacatttatcatgatataaggaaatataaataacaactttattattgtctctagggcatatttccttcaaaatgGATCTCAAGTGAATCCTAAGTCTTAACCATCTAGGAGGAACACACCCTCCAATAGTAACAAGCAAAGCAAAGTCACTCGGTGGAACTCCTCAAAAGCTCTTCAAGCAAAGCTTTTCTCAAGTACCCATaggatctctctctcacacacacatacatagacacacacacacacacacacacacacacaatatGAGTGGTATAAGAACAAAGGAACACTAGATGTGGGGGTTCAAGAAGAAGAGAGGGGCTTGACCTTTAAAGAATCATGTAAGTGTTGTTGGAATCACCCAACAACTTCCTTTTATCCTTTGTTGCCTTGAGACTATCTAGACTTGAACTTGTGTGAGTTGGGATGGAATGAGGTGGTTAACACAACATAGGTCCAAGTCTATATATAGAGATCACAAAAATCTTGTCGTTACTTGAAAATGCAACTAGCCCGAAAGTATCAGAGAAAACTTCTCGGAACTACTGGACATGTTCAATAGTTGAACGATCGGAGGATATATAAAAAACGTAAGAGAAAATATTGTACTATACAGTTACGAGGTAAAGTAAAGCAAAGGTTCCGAACAACAAGACTATTGTGGCTCTTTTCTACAAGAATAGAATAGACGTGAAAGAACCGGGTAAAGCCAGATGCTCGGTAGTATCATAATGAACATAGTTCTCAATAGAAAAATGCAAAAATGCCAAAGTCACAACTCCTAAGTACCAGGTGGATTTGCATGGAAGTACTAGAATTATACTGTGACCTAATACAAAGGCAAACTGAAAAGGCCTCGAAAGTGCCATGAAaaatgttatgcttgaaggcgcCGGAGCTAACAAGAAGAGTTTCAATGGAAACGAGGCTCAACATATAACATTATAAACATGAGCGGCAGTTCCGACCTATGAAAACTGGGTTTGCTGGGCATGGACTCACTCTATATAGGGTCGGTAGTACCGGCTAGGAAAATAAGTGGTATCAGGAATGTTTTGGAAGCATAAGTAGTACAAAAATTCAGGATTTCTTTTGAGTTTGAAGTAAACAAGTGCCCGAGTCTCTAATACGTGTTTGCGTtgatttcaggatttttggaaaacGGAGGAGGTGCAAGGGGTGCAAAGCATGTCTTTTTGTCCACAACATCGATGTGGTTGAGCATTTCTTGTCATTGTATATGAGAATACACATTTATATGCCACTAGGGTTCTACTTGCTAACTTCAATCGTCAAAGAAGGCCTACTGAAAAATCGTACTAACAATAAATATATGAAGTATGAAAAATTTGGTAATGTAATGGAATGTGATGCAACGGAATTAAATGACTATATGTGTTTCTGTGATAGATCATTTGCTGTGAATTTTGATTGCATGGCTGGCTACTAACATTTACATATAAggacaccccccccccccccaaaaaaaatgtattcaaaataaataaataaaggcCCCGAGACCCTGACTACATTCGTACGTATATGCGTCTTCATGTGAGGCTCCATCTGAAGTATTATACTGCTATGAGTGAATGCTTGAGCATGTATCGATGTCATAAAATATAACCTTGCGACGTTCCACACATCTTGAAGGTATATTTGTCTTGCTGATCACTAACATACTATATACACTACATCCAGCAGTACAATCGTTGGATTTAAATACACATGTGGCGACCACTGCGTTTGATTCCATATTCTCTCCCACCCGATTATTGAACACGCATCCCAGTACTGCACATAGTGCTCGCAGTACAGCAACCTTATATTATGATATGCAATCTCCTCTTGGCTCTCGCCAACAACCATCCCCTTTGCAAGCATATCACATCTCACATATAATATACAGCAAAATCCTGCAGCTAAAGACGACGACATTCCTCTAACCATGTGCATCGATCCGTAACATATATTTCATGCACTATAGTATCATTTCCATGACCACTCAACAGACCAGTTAGCTTATTAGCTAGATAGCTCGCTCGCGGACAACCCTTCAGTACACTTGTAGCTGTTAGACTCACTGACCAGACTTGTCCATGGGAGCGCAACCAGCTCACGGGCAAGACAAACACAGTTGAGCTAGTGCATCAATGCATCATGCAGTCCTGTGCAATTGAAACTTGCATCTATCCACGGATGGTTCCAAGCTTGGTTGCTTTCTTTTTGTTCTTAATGGTTCTAGCAGCTTTTGGGGCTATACCTCAGAGCTCCTTAAATTTGGTTTAAAACTTTAGATAGttttttccatccttcttatatGTGCATACGTTTCACAAATTTTGCAAGAAAAAAAAAACACAGTAGCTAGAGTAGAGTCCTACTGTTTGGACAAAAAAACATCCGGGGCAGATTACACGCTTTGAGCGATCCGAAGTTCTGCATGCAGCTGCCTATCCAGGGATGTGTAAGTAAGATGCACCAGCTCATGTACACAAGCTAATAAGGCATGCAGTAGTAGATGCACTTGCACCATTGCAGAAAGCTTCTATGGCCCCTTGCACCCTCTGGCCCTGGCCTAATGGGGCAAGCAGCCAGCTGCTCAATGCCAAGCAGATGTTCATAAATTCCTCTGTAAATGTCACCGTTGACATCTAGCTAGCTCTACCTACTTGACTCCCTCGTGCAGGTATTGCTCAGAGCATGGTGCACTATACTGGTGGTAACTGGACGTGACCAATATCTCTTCATGTAGCTAACTGCTCTGCAGCTAGTTTCATTGCGAGACTATGACTTCTCTTGCATAGAAGTTAACTCACCGGATGGGCTTCTGGCGCCTTTTATTCAAAGGTAGTGCAGTCCAAGGATGGAAACAAATCGATCATAGATTATAAGAGTGATCATTCAGGCCAGTACAAAGAAGAGAACGATTACAACTTTACAAGAGTCTTTGGGTATGTATGTTACGGTTGGGAGAGGTATTAGGAAGGAAACAAAAAGCTGCATGGAGAAGAGAGAAGGGAATATGTGTGCTGTGGAGAATGGAATCAAACTAGTATACTAGTCATGCTGCCTGCGCTCCTGCTAGCTGCTAGCTAGCTGCAGGCGATATCAGTGCAAGCTGCAGTGGCAATGGTGTATCCTAGAGGGTGTTCTGCTGGCATCACATGCACGCGCATGTGGTTTAATTTTTAGTTCCACTGCTGGAATGTGTCAGTGCATGGCAGCTTAATTTGTGGGCAGCGACGGGAAGATGACATCTTCCTCGTCACTTCCCATGCAGTCGAGTCAGTTTGTGTCTACTCCATTGTGATCCTCCCTAATAATATCTCTCTCGTTGTTGCTAGTACAAGCTGATCAGGATGACATGCaatgacacacacacacacacacacacgcacagaAACACACAACGAATGCGCCATATGCATGTGAACTAACTCATCCAACAAATAGGCTAATTAAGCCATTTGAGGACCAACACTACGAAGTTCTTTACACGTTTACTCTTTGCCACTTTACCACACCACGCCGCATATTAGTTAAGATAAAGACGCCAGTGTACATGTGCTTACAGATTAATTCGTTTTACACGACAGATTCTCAATATTTGCTACTATATGGAATTCCATTAGTACACTATATGTGCTAATGAAAGATGAATTACATGTTTTTTCCTATCCATATATAGACTTATTATTATGAAGCATGCATGAGGGAGTAATTAGTTGTGAGCTTAGTTCAACAGTCATATATTGAAAAAAATTCTTTCAATACAGGGCATTTTTATTGACTTATAATATAGCATCAAGGGGATACAAATAAAATGATCAAGTAGGCACACAATCTCTGCACGATTAGGATGCACACATTTAACACCAACGCACACATACAAAGGATTATGTCGGCATAAAGCAAAATCATACAAGACCAAAGCTATGCACAGACGAAAGAAAAATACAaagaagaaaggaaaaaaaaataGCAACGATGATCCATGCCAAGAAGCTGCTGACCCAACGAAGATGATGACAAGAGTCAGAAACATTTCTGCCATTTACGCAGGGGATTGCATGCAAGTGCAACCGCTAGTAGTGCGACGTTTTTACAAAATGCTTGAAGATAAAGGTAGTCCGATGAAACAACTAGGTGAACAAATATAAGCCATACACAGGAAAAATGACATTGAATTTCACACATGTATGCAAGTAAGCTCTTGATTTTGAGTTCAACCTCCTGATACAAAATATGACAAATCAGTTGAGATGATGCTTCCTCTAGAGTACACCTTTAGACATTTGCAAAGAGAATTGACTTGCCCAAATCAATTAAATCGACCGAAATGAGATTAAAAAATGTAAAATAGCTCAAGCCAACGTTTCTACAGAGCAAGAAGAATAAATAACTAAATACAAACGCTTGTACAATGTTGTAGAAATAAACAGGCAGATGGAATCACGGGCTCTAGTATAGTTTTGGATAGTCTCAAAGCCTAAGCTCAAGATCTAGTTCCTCGGCCGGGGTGCTAGGACAAAGCTTAAGTACCTTCACACGACGATTATCATCGTCGCCATCATCACGAGGATCATCACGTTGCAGATGCTCactagaggaagaagaaagaacgAACTCGGTAGCCTCTAGATCAATCCTCCTCCTCTTGCGACATAGATGAACAATCCTTTCATCGTCTTCTTTATCATCTTCAAAGACACTTCTTGTTCGGCGGCCCAAAAGACCCAGCTTCAGCTCGCCACCCCCAACACGCAGTTCTTGCTCTGAACGTACCTCGGCATCGTGAAGAAACACCTCTTTCTCACCATGTTCTTGGGTGTCTGATGGGGACACGAGAGGGGCGGCCAAGACTTGTTTGCCCCAAATGGTTCTTGCAGTCGCAGCATCCACCAACGATCTCCCTGGATCCGAAAGAAAACTGCGTACTGAATTAGGGTTAGCTTCTGTGCTTGGAGCACTAGGTCTTGGAGGAGGGCACGGCAGCGGCTGGATCATGTAGCCTTGGTGCAGAGGCATGCCATGGACGTCGacgccgcccccctcctccaccatCCCGGAGAGCTTGAGCCTGGCCCGGTCCCTCCGGTGGACGTTCATGTGCCCACCGAGGGCCTGCGCAGACCGGAACTCTCGGCCGCAGAAGCTGCACGAGTAGGATCTCGGCGGCCAGATGCAGCCCCCGAGGCTCCCCGCGGAGTCCTGGGCGAACGCGCGCTCCTCCCACGACTCGTAGTAGGTGGCCGAGGAagtgccgccgccgctgccgacGGTGATGTGCGGCGTGCTGAAGACGGCAGGCGCCTTCTGATCACCCTGCTTTCTCCTGGTTATCATCCAGTACTTTGCTGGATCCATGAGATGACGCTC
Coding sequences within it:
- the LOC125536684 gene encoding uncharacterized protein LOC125536684, with amino-acid sequence MDPAKYWMITRRKQGDQKAPAVFSTPHITVGSGGGTSSATYYESWEERAFAQDSAGSLGGCIWPPRSYSCSFCGREFRSAQALGGHMNVHRRDRARLKLSGMVEEGGGVDVHGMPLHQGYMIQPLPCPPPRPSAPSTEANPNSVRSFLSDPGRSLVDAATARTIWGKQVLAAPLVSPSDTQEHGEKEVFLHDAEVRSEQELRVGGGELKLGLLGRRTRSVFEDDKEDDERIVHLCRKRRRIDLEATEFVLSSSSSEHLQRDDPRDDGDDDNRRVKVLKLCPSTPAEELDLELRL